A single region of the Triticum dicoccoides isolate Atlit2015 ecotype Zavitan chromosome 2B, WEW_v2.0, whole genome shotgun sequence genome encodes:
- the LOC119361107 gene encoding ent-kaur-16-ene synthase, chloroplastic-like: protein MFVGENASLQNMEWKARIKKQLLQPKLSPSSYDTAWVAMVPLPGSSQEVPCFPQCIEWILQNQQTNGSWGLAHMDSSVNKATVSSTLACVLALQRWNVGREHIRRGINFIGKNVSVVMDEQIAAPIGFNIIFPGMLSLAMGMGLQFPVRQTNVDGILHLRELELERLAADKSLGREAYIAYVAEGLGNLLDWNEVMKFQRRNGSLFNSPSTTAAALIQNYDDKALQYLNLLVNKFDGSVPTVYPTNIYCQLSMVDTLEKVGISPYFSSEIKSILDMTYSCWLQRDEEIMLDVSTCAMAFRILRMNGYDISADELSHIDEASTFHNSLQGYLSDTKSIMELYKASRVSVSENELILDNISYWSGKLLKENIVHPDVQSRSILAEVEYALKFPFYATMDRLDHKRNIENFDLSGSQMLKTEHWLCCVNQDILALAIEDFTISQSVYQSELQLLERWVKENKLDQLLFARQRTTYCYLAAAATMFPPELSDARISWAKNSILVNIVDDFFDVAGSREELENLVELIEKWDEHYKEEFYSEQVKILFYAIYTSTSQLGTMASVVQNHDVKEHLVETWLQLLRTMMAEADWRMRQYVPTVEEYMELAVVSFTVAPILLPASYFVKQSLLACVVNGQEYNELFRLMGTCCRLLNDIQGFERESSEGKLDSVSLRVLHSDGSMSIEVAKDSIKRSIASCRKDLLRLVLKEDSVVPRACRELFWNMCKICHLFYSHTDAFTSPSEMVTTVNAVINEPLKLQISNPSFAVQSEK, encoded by the exons ATGTTTGTAGGAGAAAACGCAAGCCTGCAAAACATG GAATGGAAGGCAAGAATAAAGAAGCAACTCCTGCAACCCAAATTGTCGCCATCTTCGTACGACACCGCATGGGTGGCTATGGTGCCCTTACCGGGCTCGTCTCAGGAGGTCCCGTGCTTCCCGCAGTGTATTGAATGGATACTACAAAACCAACAGACTAATGGATCTTGGGGTCTTGCTCACATGGACTCCTCGGTCAACAAGGCCACTGTCTCATCCACACTGGCTTGTGTGCTTGCACTTCAGAGATGGAACGTCGGGAGGGAACATATTAGGAGAG GAATAAATTTTATTGGCAAAAACGTCTCCGTTGTCATGGATGAACAGATTGCTGCTCCTATAGGCTTCAATATCATATTTCCTGGTATGCTTAGCCTTGCCATGGGGATGGGTTTGCAATTTCCTGTTAGACAAACAAATGTTGATGGGATTCTGCATCTCCGAGAGTTGGAACTAGAAAG ACTTGCTGCGGATAAATCTTTGGGGAGAGAAGCATATATCGCTTATGTTGCTGAAGGACTAGGAAACCTATTGGACTGGAATGAAGTTATGAAATTCCAGAGGAGGAATGGATCGTTGTTCAACTCTCCTTCCACAACTGCTGCTGCATTAATCCAAAATTATGATGACAAAGCCCTCCAGTATCTAAATTTGCTTGTTAATAAGTTTGATGGTTCAG TGCCAACAGTGTACCCAACAAATATATATTGCCAGCTTTCAATGGTGGATACTCTTGAAAAGGTTGGGATATCTCCGTACTTTTCAAGTGAGATAAAGAGCATCCTGGACATGACATACAG TTGTTGGTTACAAAGAGATGAGGAAATCATGCTCGATGTATCAACGTGTGCAATGGCGTTTCGTATCTTACGAATGAATGGATATGATATTTCAGCGG ATGAGTTGTCTCATATCGACGAAGCCTCGACTTTCCATAATTCACTTCAAGGATATTTAAGTGATACAAAATCgataatggaattgtacaaggcttCAAGAGTTAGTGTATCAGAAAATGAACTAATCCTCGATAACATAAGTTATTGGTCAGGGAAGTTATTGAAGGAAAACATAGTTCATCCTGACGTGCAAAGTAGGTCGATATTGGCAGAG GTGGAGTATGCTCTTAAATTTCCTTTTTATGCCACAATGGATCGTCTAGATCACAAGAGGAACAttgaaaactttgatttgagtggttCCCAGATGTTGAAGACGGAACACTG GTTATGTTGTGTAAACCAAGATATTTTAGCTTTGGCCATTGAAGATTTCACCATCTCTCAATCCGtttaccagagtgaactccagcttCTTGAACG TTGGGTGAAGGAGAACAAGCTAGACCAGCTACTATTTGCACGACAGAGGACGACATATTGCTATCTCGCTGCTGCTGCTACCATGTTCCCTCCTGAATTGTCTGATGCTCGCATTTCATGGGCCAAAAATTCTATACTTGTAAATATTGTTGATGACTTCTTCGATGTTGCGGGGTCAAGGGAAGAATTAGAAAACCTTGTTGAACTAATCGAGAA GTGGGATGAGCACTACAAAGAAGAATTCTACTCTGAGCAAGTAAAAATATTGTTTTATGCCATTTACACTTCAACGAGCCAACTTGGAACAATGGCTTCTGTTGTACAAAACCATGACGTCAAAGAGCACCTAGTAGAGACA TGGCTACAACTACTAAGGACTATGATGGCCGAGGCGGATTGGCGGATGAGACAATATGTGCCAACAGTTGAAGAATACATGGAACTTGCAGTTGTGTCATTCACAGTGGCTCCCATTCTACTCCCGgcatcatattttgtcaagcaatcACTCTTAGCTTGTGTTGTAAATGGTCAAGAGTACAATGAGTTGTTCAGACTAATGGGCACTTGTTGTCGCCTCCTCAATGACATCCAAGGCTTTGAG AGGGAGAGCAGCGAGGGGAAACTTGATAGTGTTTCGCTACGTGTTCTCCACAGTGACGGTTCTATGTCCATTGAAGTAGCTAAAGATTCAATAAAAAGGTCCATAGCCTCATGCAGAAAAGATTTGTTAAGGTTGGTCCTTAAGGAAGATAGTGTTGTTCCTAGGGCATGCAGGGAGTTATTTTGGAACATGTGCAAGATATGCCACTTGTTCTACTCTCACACTGATGCATTTACCTCGCCAAGTGAGATGGTCACCACAGTGAATGCAGTTATCAATGAGCCACTCAAACTCCAAATTAGCAATCCATCTTTTGCTGTACAATCGGAAAAATAA